The nucleotide sequence TCGTCACCACGGCGAACCACCGCCCCACGACATAGTCGAGGATGAGCAGTACGCCATTGAGGACGGCGAGCAGCAGGAAGCTCGTGCCGGCGATCGCGAAGCGACTGGTGCTCTCCACCAGCTCCTCCTTCAAACCGCGGCGGAAGACTATGCGGTGGAAGGCGACCGGCGCGACCAGGAGCGCGATGGACAGCACGCAACAGATCAGGGTGATGACGTAGACGGTGCGCTGGAATTCGTCGATGGAAGCAAAGCGTTGCTGAAACGCGATCGAGAGCAGAAACGCGAACAGGATCTGCACTCCCGTTTCCGACACCCGCAGCTCTTGCAGGAGTTCGCCGTAGTTGCGATCGAGGCGATGTCCTTCGCTCTCGTCGCGCCCGTCGCCGGCGGGTCGTTGCAGGTCCTGAGCCATGAGCTCACTCTCCCCGGCCGGACCCTGCGCGTCCACCGTCCTCTAGGTTGGCCCCATGAGCGTTCGGGTCGGGATCTCGGGCTGGGTCTATCCGCCGTGGCGGGGCGACTTCTATCCCCCCGAACTCGTGCACGCCAACGAACTGGCCTACGCCGCGCGGCGGATGACCTCGATCGAGATCAACGGATCCTTCTACGCCCTGCAGCGACCGACCAGTTTCTATCGCTGGGCGCGGGAGGTTCCGGACGACTTCGTGTTCTCGGTCAAGGCGGGTCGCTTCATCACGCACATGAAGAAGTTGCGCAATCTCGAGGATGCGCTGCCCAACTTCTTCGCCTCGGGCCTGCTCGCGTTGCAGGACAAGCTCGGCCCGCTGCTGTGGCAGCTTCCGCCCAACCTCGGATTCGACGCGGCCCGGATGGAATCGTTCTTCGCGCAGTTGCCCCGATCCACCGCCGAGGCCGCCTACCTGGCCCGGCACCACGACGAGCGGCTGGCGGGCCGGGCGTGGACCGGATCGCTGCGAGATCGTCCGCTGCGCCATGCCGTCGAGGTTCGCCACGACAGCTTCAAGGATCCAGCCTTTCTCGAACTGGCCCGCGCACACTGTGTCGCGGTGGTGGTCGCCGATACGGCCGGCAAGTGGCCCATGATGTTCGACGTCACCGCTGATTTCCTCTATCTACGGCTGCACGGCGCGGACGAGCTCTACGTCAGTGGCTACGGCACGGACGGGCTGCAGCCGTGGGCCGGTCGGATCCGAGGCTGGCGCGACAGCGGCCTGGACGTCTACGTGTACTTCGACAACGACACCAAGGTGCGGTCGCCCTACGACGCGATGACTCTGATCGGAATGCTCGATTCCAGCGCGTGAAACAGGTGGCCGACCGGACGGCGCTAGACCAGGACGACGTGCAGGGTGCGCGGGCCGTGGACGCCCTCGACCCGATTGAGCTCGATGTCACTGGTGGCGCTCGGCCCACTGATCCAGGTCAACGGCCGGGTGGGGTCGAGAACCGCGACAGCCTCGGGCACGAGCCCGACCACCTGCGAGGACCGCACCACGACAAGGTGAAAGTCAGGCACCAGGGTCAGCGCCCGACGTCCCTGACCCGGCCCTGCGTCGAGCACGATGGTGCCCGTCTCCGCGATGCCGACCGCACAGGTCGTCAGAACGCCGTCCATGGTGTCGAGCTCACCGGTCGACAGCGCGCCGTCGGTCAGCAGCTCGACCTCCGGCATCGATTGCAGAACCGCCGTCCAGGCATCGGGAAACCCGTACGGCACGATCAGCCGACGACGGCCGGCGACGGCCGCGGCCACGGTTCGCGCGATGCCATCCTCATCCGGAGCCTCGGCGGGAACGCGGAACACCGTGGCGCGATAGTCCTCCAGCCGCTCCACGAAAAGGTCGAGGTCCGCTGGGGACGAGGTCCGGTAATCGCGCGGGACGGTGATGTTCGCGCGCGCGCCCCGTGGACCGAGCGCGCGACCGATGCGGGCCAACACCTCGGAGCGGGCGGCGCTCACGACTCGTCCTCCTCGGCGAACCAATCCCGGAACGTCTGCTTGGGCGGAACCGGCAGGTCTCGGGACCGGGTCCACCGCGACAGTGGCGGGGGCAGGGTCGCGATCCGCGCGCGGGTGCCGTGCCGACGCCAGGCCAGCAACCGTCCCAGGCGGGCGGCGCGCAACGCCCTCGGCCAGCGGGTCGGTGAGGCCATGACCGCCGCGGCTGTTCGCATGGCCAGCGCCTCCGGACTCGGCAC is from Jatrophihabitans telluris and encodes:
- a CDS encoding DUF6328 family protein gives rise to the protein MAQDLQRPAGDGRDESEGHRLDRNYGELLQELRVSETGVQILFAFLLSIAFQQRFASIDEFQRTVYVITLICCVLSIALLVAPVAFHRIVFRRGLKEELVESTSRFAIAGTSFLLLAVLNGVLLILDYVVGRWFAVVTTGLLALVFIGLWIVLPLGKLRADEG
- a CDS encoding DUF72 domain-containing protein yields the protein MSVRVGISGWVYPPWRGDFYPPELVHANELAYAARRMTSIEINGSFYALQRPTSFYRWAREVPDDFVFSVKAGRFITHMKKLRNLEDALPNFFASGLLALQDKLGPLLWQLPPNLGFDAARMESFFAQLPRSTAEAAYLARHHDERLAGRAWTGSLRDRPLRHAVEVRHDSFKDPAFLELARAHCVAVVVADTAGKWPMMFDVTADFLYLRLHGADELYVSGYGTDGLQPWAGRIRGWRDSGLDVYVYFDNDTKVRSPYDAMTLIGMLDSSA
- a CDS encoding LutC/YkgG family protein, with product MSAARSEVLARIGRALGPRGARANITVPRDYRTSSPADLDLFVERLEDYRATVFRVPAEAPDEDGIARTVAAAVAGRRRLIVPYGFPDAWTAVLQSMPEVELLTDGALSTGELDTMDGVLTTCAVGIAETGTIVLDAGPGQGRRALTLVPDFHLVVVRSSQVVGLVPEAVAVLDPTRPLTWISGPSATSDIELNRVEGVHGPRTLHVVLV